A region of the Conyzicola lurida genome:
CCGCCGATCAGCAGCAGGCGGGCACCCTCGGGTCCGGCGACGAGTCGAAGAGTGGATGACGCGGGCGCCCGATACGCGAGATGCCCGAGCGGCACGTCCTCGCCGTCGACCGCGACCGAGCCGGTGTCGAGCAGAACACCGTGCTCGAACGCCGCGTCCACGGGGAGGTCGACCGAGGCGAACGCGGGCAGATCGATCTGCGCCCCGACGATCGGGCTGAAAGCGAGAGCGGGGGAGGTGCTGCCCAGCAGCGACCCGAGGAATACGCGCACGGTGGCGCCGTCGAAGTCGAGTGCCGGCGGTGCGTAGTGCTCGAACGCCGGCGCGGTGTGCCGGGTCGCGTCGGGCAGCGCGAGCCACAGCTGCGCGCCGTGCAGCACGGTCGTGGCGTCGGTCGACACCTCGGAGTGCGCGATGCCGCTGCCCGCGGTCATCAGGTTGAGTTCGCCCGGCCGCACGAGCGCGTGGCTGCCGACGCTGTCGCGGTGGTCGATCTCGCCGGCGAACAGCCAGCTCACGGTCTGCAGCCCCGTGTGCGGGTGGGGTGGCACGACCATTCCGCCGCGCTCGGCCACGAGGTCGGGGCCGTAGTGGTCGACGAAACACCAGGCGCCGATGAGCGACCGGGACCGCTGGGGGAGGGTGCGGCGCACGTTCATCGCGCGCGGCCCGCCGAGCGGCACATCGCGCGGTTCGAGCAGCTCGATGCGGCCTGCGGGCCTCGGCCCGGCCTCCTCGAGCAACTCGAGGGGCTCCTTCTCCAAGTTGCTCATACGAAC
Encoded here:
- a CDS encoding pirin family protein; the protein is MSNLEKEPLELLEEAGPRPAGRIELLEPRDVPLGGPRAMNVRRTLPQRSRSLIGAWCFVDHYGPDLVAERGGMVVPPHPHTGLQTVSWLFAGEIDHRDSVGSHALVRPGELNLMTAGSGIAHSEVSTDATTVLHGAQLWLALPDATRHTAPAFEHYAPPALDFDGATVRVFLGSLLGSTSPALAFSPIVGAQIDLPAFASVDLPVDAAFEHGVLLDTGSVAVDGEDVPLGHLAYRAPASSTLRLVAGPEGARLLLIGGTPFGESIIMWWNFIGRTHDEVVRFRTEWQADVVAGARDDGRFGVVAGYPGRPLPAPELPGVRLKPRG